TGAACGCGCATGGGCGGCGGACTGGATCGCGGCAATCCTCATGCGCGAAGGCATCGCCATCACGCCCGAGGTGAAGGAGCATCTGTGGACGGCGCTGACTTCGCTGGCGTCCGCGCCGGTCGAGGAACGCACGATCACCGGCCTTGCGGTCCTGCTGCAATCCAACGATCTGAAACAGGCGCTCCGGCCGTTCTGCGTCGGCGGTGCCTATGGCCGGCTGCTCGATGCCGAAGCCGAACACCTTGGCTCGGCCGATGTGCAAGCCTTCGAGATCGAGGGCCTTGTCGGGACCGGCGCGGCCCCGGCCGTGCTCGCCTACCTGTTTCACCGCGTCGCCGACAGATTGGACGGGCGGCCCACGCTGCTCATCATTGACGAGGGTTGGCTTGCGCTGGACGACGAGGGGTTCGCCGGCCAGCTCCGCGAATGGCTGAAAACGCTGCGCAAGAAGAACGCCAGCGTCATCTTCGCCACACAAAGCCTGTCCGACATTGACGGCAGCAATATCGCGCCTGCCATCATCGAGAGCTGCCCGACGCGCCTCTTGCTGCCCAACGAGCGGGCCATCGAGCCGCAGATCACGGCCATCTACCGCCGCTTCGGCCTCAATGACCGCCAGATCGAAATCCTCGCGCGGGCGACGCCCAAGCGGGATTACTACTGCCAGTCGCGGCGCGGCAACCGGCTGTTCGAGCTGGGCCTGTCCGAAGTCGGCCTCGCGCTCTGCGCCGCATCCGCCAAATCCGACCAGACGCTCATTGCGCAGATCGTCGCCGAACACGGCCGCGACGGCTTCCTTGCCGCATGGCTACGCGAGCGCGGCGTCGATTGGGCGGCCGAGTTGATCCCGAACCTCACCAATCTTGCCGACCGGCCGGAATCCGCCGCGCCGGCCCGGCTCGATAGCCACCCCACGCAGGAGATTCTTCCATGACCTATACCAAGATCGTCGGGGCCTCCGCCCTCGCGCTGGCGCTCGCCGGCGCGACCGCGCTTTCGCCCATGCTGGCAAGCCCGGCCCATGCGCAATTCGGCTTCGGCCGCATCGTCTATGACCCGAGCAACTACGCGCAGAACGTGCTTACGGCAGCGCGCACGCTGGAGCAGATCAATAACCAGATCACCAGCCTCCAGAACGAGGCGCAGATGCTCATTAATCAGGCCCGCAACCTTGCGAGCCTGCCGTATAGCTCGCTCCAGCAGCTCCAGCAGAACGTCCAGCGCACGCAGCAGCTTCTCGGGCAGGCCCAAAATCTCGCGTTCGAGGTCGGCCAGATCGACCAAGCGTTCCAGAGCCAATACGGCAATGTCTCGCTGTCCGCGACCGACGCCCAGCTTGTCGCCGACGCGCGCGGCCGTTGGGAAAATACGGTTGGCGGCTTGCAGGACGCCATGCGCGTGCAGGCAGGCGTCGTCGGCAATATCGACAGCAACCGCGCCGAGATGGCCGCGCTGGTCGGCCAGAGCCAAGGCGCGACCGGCGCGCTGCAAGCCACGCAGGCGGGCAATCAGCTCCTTGCCCTCCAGTCGCAGCAGCTTTCCGATCTGATCGCGGTCATCTCGGCAAATGGCCGCGCTGACGCGCTGACCGAGGCCGAGCGCGCGACCGCCGCCGAACAAGGCCGCGAGCAGCGCCGTCGCTTCCTCACGCCCGGCACCGGCTACCAGCCGGGCAACGCGCAGATGTTCAACAACAACAACAACAACTGACCGGGAGGCTCGCCATGGACGGCAAGATGCTGGCCCGGCTCGGGGCCGTGGTGTTCGTCGCCATCGCCGTCACGGCGACCGCAATCGACATGGCGAGGAAGGACGAACCTTCCGCGCCACCCCCAGCGCCGGCCATCCAGCCGCCGGCCGATCCCCTGCGCGAAACCCTGCGCCGTTGCCAGCAGCTCGGCGAGGCAGCGGCGAGTGACGCCGACTGCCTCGCCGCGTGGGCGGAATCCCGCGACCGCTTCCTCGGCCGCGACCGCAGCGAGGCGCGCTGACCATGGGCAACACAGGCGTCATCGACTCGTTTCTAGGGGTCTTCACCTCCTACATCGACAGCGGTTTCGGCCTGCTCGGCGGCGAGGTCGCCTTCATCGCCACGACGCTGATCGTCATCGACGTGACGCTCGCCGCGCTGTTTTGGGCATGGGGCGCGGACGACGACATCATCGCCCGGCTGGTCAAGAAGACGCTGTTCATCGGCGTCTTCGCCTACATCATTTCCAACTGGAACAACCTCGCTCGCATCGTCTTCGAGTCGTTCGCCGGCCTCGGCCTCATGGCGTCGGGCACCGGCTTTTCCGTCGAAGACCTGATGCGACCTGGCCGCGTGGCACAGACCGGCCTCGACGCCGGCCGCCCGCTGCTCGATTCCATTTCCGACCTGATGGGCTGGATCGCCTTTTTCGAGAACTTCATCCAGATCGCGTGCCTGCTGTTTGCATGGGCGCTGGTCGTGCTGGCTTTCTTCATCCTCGCCATCCAGCTTTTCGTCACCTTGATCGAGTTCAAGCTGACCACGCTCGCCGGCTTCGTGCTGATCCCCTTCGGCCTGTTCGGCAAGACCGCCTTCATGGCCGAAAAGGTCTTGGGCAACGTGGTGTCCTCCGGCATCAAGGTCTTGGTGCTCGCCGTCATCATCGGCATCGGCAGCACCTTGTTTTCGCAATTCACGGCCGGTTTCGGCGGGGCGACCCCGACCATCGACGACGCCATGGCGACTGTGCTGGCAGCCCTGTCGCTGCTCGGCCTTGGCATCTTCGGCCCCGGAATCGCCAACGGCATCGTGAGCGGCGGGCCGCAACTTGGCGCGGGCGCAGCCGTGGGAACCGGCCTCGCTGCTGGCGGCATGGTGCTTGCGGGCGGTGCGGCGGCCGGTGGCGGGGCCATGCTTGCCGCGAAGGGCGGCGCTGCTGCCCTGTCCGGTGGAGCCGCGGCCGTTCGCGGCGGCGCGACGGCCGCGGGCGCGGCGACCGCTGCCTATAGCCTCAGCTCGCTCGGCCAGACCGGGGCGGCCGGCATTGCTTCCGGCCTTGGCGGTGTTGCACGCGCCGCAGGCTCGGCCGCTATCTCGCCGCTCAAACGCGCTGCCTCCAGCGCAACATCCCAAGCAAGCGAAAGCGTCAAGTCCAGCTTCGCCGCTGGCGCAAAGGCCGGCTTCGGCGCGACGGGCGGCAGCTCCACCATGGGCACGGTCGGCGGCGCAAGCGCCGATCCCGCAGCCGCGCCATCCAGCCCGGCCAGCAGCCCTCCGGCTTGGGCGCAGCGGATGCAGCGTTCGCAGGCCCTCAACCACGGCACCACCATGACCGCCCATGCCGTCCGTTCCGGCGACAGCCACGGCTCCGGTTCCTCCGTCAACCTTTCCGAAAGTGACCGCTCATGAGCATCTTCAAACGACCAGCAACCCATTACGGCAGGACGCCGGAACCCGAGACGCCCTATCAGAGGGCCGCGCAGGCATGGGACGAGCGCATCGGCTCGGCCCGCGTGCAGGCGCGGAACTGGCGGCTCATGGCCTTCGGCTCGCTGATCCTGTCTGCCGGCTTTGCCTCGGCGCTGGTCTGGCAGTCCGCACGCGGGACCGTGGTGCCGTGGGTGGTGCAGGTGGACAATCTCGGTCAGGCGCAGACCGTCGCACCCGCCAATGCCGACTATCGCCCGACCGATCCGCAGATTGCTTTCCATCTCGGCCGCTTCATCGAGCAGGTCCGCGCGATCCCGGCCGACGCGATCATTGTCCGCCAGAACTGGCTTCGCGCCTATGAGTGGACCACGGATCGCGGCGCGGCGGCATTGAACGATTACGCCCGCGCCAATGACCCTTTCACCAAGGTCGGCCGCCAGCAGATCGCCGTCGAGGTATCGAGCGTTATCCGGGCATCTCCCAACAGCTTCCGCGTCGCGTGGACCGAACGCCATTTCGAGAACGGCCAGCTTTCCACCACGGAACGATGGACGGCCATTCTCACCATCGTCATCCAGCCGCCGCGCGACGCCGAGCGCCTGCGCGCGAATCCGCTGGGAATCTACGTCAATGCGATTTCGTGGTCGCGGGAGATGAGCCAATGAGGACGATCACCCGCACCCCGACAATCGCGGCCGTGCTGCTTTCGGCGACCATGCTCGCAGGCTGCGCCACCAACCGGACGCCGCAATTCAGCTACGACGCCAGCGTGCCGCCGCTGCCGACCGTGCAGGCGGCGGCAACCGACAACACGCCCCGGCCGCTGCATGTGCCCCCGGCATGGACCGTGGCGCGCGGCGGCACCGCCGCAGGCACGCCGACCGGCCGCGTCGAGAACGCCAACGCCGCCGCCCGCATCGAGCCGCGCCGGGAAGGCTACTACAACGCCATCCAGATTTATCCGTGGTCGGAAGGTGCGCTCTATCAGGTCTATGCCGCAGTTGGGCAGATCACGACGATCGCGCTGGAGCCGGGCGAGAGCCTGACAGGCGCGGGGCCGATTGCGGCGGGCGACACCGCCCGCTGGATCATCGGCGACACCGAGAGCGGCAGCGGTGCAAACCGCCGTGTCTATATCCTTGTCAAACCGACGCGCCCGGACATTTCCACCAACCTTGTCGTCACCACCGACCGGCGCACTTACATGCTCGAGCTGCGCGCGCGGGAATCGCTCTACATGCCGGCCGTGGCATGGGCCTATCCCGCACCGCCGGCCGGCCAGCGTCAGATGGTCCCGGCCGCACCCGTGATCCCGGCCGAGGCGGCGCGGAACTATCGCTACGCCATGCAAGTGCAGGGCGACAGCCCGCCATGGCGGCCGATTTCCGTCTTCGACGATGGCCGGCGCGTCTATGTCGTCTTCCCGGCGGGGATCGTGCAGGGCGAGATGCCGCCGATCTTCGTGCTCGGCTCCAATGGCGAGCCGCAGATCGTCAACAGCCGAATCCATCAGAACATCCTGATCGTGGATCGCCTGTTCGGCGCGGCCGAGCTGCGCCTTGGCAGCGGCAATCGTCAGCAGGTCGTCAGGATCGTCCGCGCCAACCCGACGCAGGCCGCAGCAGAGCCAGCCAGCACGACCACGGGAGGATCGTCCTCATGAGCGATACCGATACCGCCGCCCCTATGCGCCTGCGCGCTGAAGCGCCTCGCGTCACCCGCCTGTCCCGCAAGATGCTGGCAGGCGTCGGCGCGGTTGCGCTTCTCGGCATCGGCGGCGCGCTGATTTACGCGCTCCAGACCCGCGATGCGGGGCCGGGAGGCGAAGAACTCTATTCGACCGATAACCGACCCACGGCGGACGGCTTGTCCGGCCTGCCGCGCGACTATACCGGCCCTGTCTTGGGGCCGGCGCTGCCCGGCGATCTCGGCCGTCCGATCCTCGACGCGCAGACAAGGGGACAGCCGGTCACGCCCCCTGTCATGCCGACGCCCGCCGTCGATCCCGAAGAAGAACGCCGCAGGGCCGAGGAAGAAGCCGCGCGCTTGAGCAATGTGTTTTTCCAGTCCGGCCCGCGCACGGGAGCGCCGGCAGGGACGGCCATGCCCGGCCTTGCCGGTCTTGGCCTCGGCGGGCAGCCTGCGACGCAGGACCGGCACGCGGCTTTCCTCAATGGACCCGTGGACCGGCAGACCGTCGCCCCGGATCGCGTCGGGCCGCCGGCATCGCCCTATATTCTTCAGGCCGGGGCCGTGATCCCCGCCGCGTTGATAACCGGCATCCGTTCCGATCTGCCCGGCCAGATCACCGCACAGGTGACGGAGAACGTCTATGACAGCCCGACCGGCTCGCTGCTTCTGATCCCGCAGGGCACCCGCATCATCGGCCAATACGACGATGGCGTGACGTTCGGCCAGCGCCGCGTGTTGCTGGTCTGGAATCGCCTGATCCTGCCGGGCGGCCGCTCCATCGTTCTGGAGCGCCTGCCGGGCGCGGATGCGAGCGGCTATGCCGGGCTTGAGGATGGCGTCGATTATCATTGGTGGGATCTGATGAAGGCCGCAGGGCTATCCACGCTGCTCGCAGTCGGCACGGAGCTGGCGACGAGCGACGAGGACCGGCTGATCCGGGCGATCCGCGACGGCGCGCAGGATACCGTCAATCAGGCGGGCCAGCAGATCGTCCAGCGCCAGTTGCAGGTTGCGCCGACGCTCACCATTCGCCCCGGCTTCCCGGTCACGATCATCGTCACCCGCGACCTTGTGTTCGAGCCGGCAGGAGGTTGACCATGACCAAGCTGAAACTCGGCCCGCTGCCCGACGACAAGCCCGTGAAGGTGACGATGGAGCTGCCCGCGCCGCTTCACCGCGACCTGGTCGCCTATGCCGAGGTGCTGGCCCGCGAGAGCGGCCAGCCCGTCGCCGATCCCGTCAGGCTCATCGTGCCCATGCTGGAGCGGTTCATCGCCACGGATCGCGGCTTCGCCAAGGCACGGCGAGCCGCAAGTTAGGTCTGACCGGTTCGCACTCTATTCCGCTCGTACAGCATGGTTTGTAAATAGCCCAAACCGGCCGTTCGAAAGCCATCCGGATTTCCGACCCGAGTAGTGCGGATGCGGACGGGCAGCTTCGCGCCGAAATTGCCCGTATCCGCTAATCAATGACGACGTCTGCAACGCCACGATCGACATCAATAATCTTGCATGCCACAACTCGGAGTAGGATCGGGCTTCGAGGAGCGCCGGGGGAGCTTATATGGTCGATCTAGTGAATTTTTCCGAGGCTATCGCCGACTCCAGACGATTCTCGAAGCGCCATCTATTGATTGGAAACGGGTTTAGCATCGCTTGCTGCCCTGATATCTTCCATTACGGATCGCTCTTCAGCGCGGCTGATTTTTCCAACAACCCAGAGCTGGTGAAAGTTTTCGAAGTTCTCGGAACACAAGATTTCGAGATCGCCATCAAAAACCTTGAAGCCGGAGCGCTTCTCGCGGGCATATATACACCTGGGCATGCCGATGCAGCCGCCAAGATGCTGGCCGATGCCAACGCTTTGAAGGAAATACTTCTAACCGCCATCGCAGGAAACCACCCGGACGTTCCTGGCGATATTCCTCACGACAAGTTTTGGGCCTGTCGGAGATTTCTCAGCCTGTTCCTAGGACGGGAAAACGACGGTCAAGTTTTCACCCTGAACTACGATCTTCTTTTGTATTGGACCCTCATGCATGAGGATAATCCGTTCACCGAGGCCATCGACCTTGCCACAAACGACGGCTTTGGGAATGATGAAGACGATCCCATGGCCGACTACGTCGTCTGGCAGGGTGAGGTCGCGGCCCATAGCGCCAGGGTTCATTTCCTTCATGGAGCGTTGCATCTCTTCGATGCTGGGACGGAGCTACAGAAGTTCACATGGGTCAGGACGAACGATCGCCTGATTGATCAGGCGCGGCGCGCGATCAATGACAACAAGTACCCGCTGTTTGTCACCGAGGGGTCAAGTGCGCAGAAAAAGGCAAAGATCCGGCACAACGCCTATCTCTACCAAGGGTTCAAGCAGCTAACTGCGAACGCGCAGCAGGGGCGGCACTGCTTTTTTGTCCTTGGGCATTCACTGGCCGAGAATGACGACCATATCTTGCGGCGGTTCGGAACTGGTAAGTTCAAAAAGCTCTACGTTAGTCTGTTCGGCGACCCCGGATCACCAGGCAATCAACAGATTATTGCCAAGGCTAACACCTTGGCGTCCATGCGTCACGAGAGGTTTCCGCTCGAAGTTGCTTTCTATGACGCTGCGACAGCCAATCCGTGGACGTACCCCTAAGGCCGGACAAGCAGATCGAAAGCCAAGCTGATCTAAACGACGGCCTGCGTCGGCTTCTGTAGGCCTGGAGTCGTGCCTCAATACCGTCTTCGACGCGCTGGACTCAACGACAGGTATTCGCGATCCAGCGGCGATACCAGACGGCAGAATGCCATCCCAAACTCGCCCTAGGTCTGACCCGTGGGGTGCCGCCAGCGCACAGGCGCAAATGCGGCACGCTACAGGCCGCCGACTGCTCTCCATGGTGCGCTTAATTCCGGGGCCTTGAGCGCCCGGAATCCACCGAACCAAGGAGGATCCCATGTGCGCAGAGCGCCGCCGCGCCCGCAAAGGGCGACCGCGAAAGTCAATCCCCGAGCCACTTCCCGACGATCTTTTCGATTACGCCGCCGATTCAGCGCCGGACGGCCGGGCGCGAGCCGGAGACGCGCCGCTGCTTGCACCGAATGGGCGGAGGATGCGCGTCACCGATGATTGGCCGGAGGATATTCCTGTCACCGAGGCCGAGATTAACGTGTTCGAGCGTTGGTTCGGCGATGTGTTCGACGAACTCTTGAGCCCGAGAAAGCCGGATGATAGCTTGCAATTCCTATCACAAACTGATAGGAAAAAGGCGTGAGCGGGCATCGTGATCCGGGCCTCGACACGCTTCTAGACCTTGATGGCCAAGTGCTCTTTGTCGATCCCGAAGGCGGCCATTGGGTGAAGTTTGTCGTCACCCGCGTTCCGGCCTCGCCGGAAAAGCCGCATGGTCTCGATTACTCGCTCACGCTTCACGGGCCTTCGGGCGAACGGCTGGTCGGCTTCGACAATGCCCATCCGGTCGGCCGAGGCAGACGTGGCGAACCGATGGACCATCGGCACCGCCTCCAGACCGTGAAGCCTTACGCCTACGAGGATGCGGCCACGCTGCTGGCCGACTTCTGGCAGGCGGTGGACTCGTTGTTGAAGGAGCGAGGTGCCCTATGACTACATTGAAAGTCGGGATTGCCGACTACGAAGAAATGAAGGCCCGCACCATGCGGATTGCCAAGGGCGAGGAAAAGCCCGGGCCCGGCGATCCGAAGGTGTGGTTCACCTCGACCGAATCCTTCGCCAAGGTGCTGTCGGCAGGGAACCGCGAGTTGCTTCGCGTCATCGCCGAGAAAGCCCCGGCATCGCTGGAAGAACTGGCGGAAATCACCGGCCGGGCCGGTTCCAATCTGTCACGCACCCTCAAAACGATGGAGAGCTACGGCCTTGTGCGGCTTGAGCCGGGCCACGGCCGCAAGCTCGCGCCCAAGGTGGTCCATGACCGCGTGGAGCTGGCGCTGCCCCTGATCGACCGCTCCAAGGCGAAGAAGGCTATGGGAGACCGGCCATGAACATGCACAGCCCAACCGTTACCGCCCGCGCCGCGCTTTACCTGCGCGTCTCAACTGCCCGGCAGGCCGAGCATGACATTTCCATTCCCGACCAGAAGCGGCAGGGTGAAGCCTATTGCGAGCAACGCGGCTACCAGCTCGTTGAGACTTATGTTGAACCGGGTGCAACCGCCACCAATGACAAGCGCCCCGAGTTCCAGCGCATGATCGAGGCTGGCACGTCCAAGCCCGCGCCTTTCGATATTGTCGTGGTCCATTCGTTCAGCCGGTTCTTCCGCGATCACTTCGAGATGGAGTTCTACGTTCGCAAGCTGGCGAAGAACGGCGTCAAGCTGGTGTCGATCACGCAGGAAATGGGGGATGACCCCATGCACCAGATGATGCGGCAGATCATGGCGCTATTCGACGAGTATCAGTCCAAGGAGAACGCCAAGCACGTCCTGCGCGCCATGAACGAGAACGCCCGGCAAGGGTTCTGGAACGGCGCACGGCCGCCCATCGGCTACCGCATCGTCGCGGCCGAGCAGCGTGGATCGAAGACCAAGAAAAAGCTGGAGATCGACCCACTACACGCCGACACCGTGCGGCTGATCTATCGGCTCTATCTCGAAGGTGACGGCACGTCCGGCGCAATGGGCGTCAAGGCTATTGCCACTTATCTCAACGAGCGCGGCTTCTTCACCCGTGATGGTGGCAAATGGGGCCTGGCGCAAATCCACGCCATCCTGACCCGGACCACCTATATCGGCGAGCATAGGTTCAACACACGCTCGCATAAAAACCGGGAGAAAAAGCCGGAGAGCGAGGTCGCCATCATGGCGGTGCCGCCCCTGATCGAGCGCGAGATTTACGATGCGGTGCAAGCCCGCCTCAAATCCCGCAATCCTATGGTGACGCCTGCGCGTGTCTCCAGCGGCCCCACGCTGCTGACAGGCATTTGCTTCTGCGCCAAGTGCGGAGGTGCGATGACGTTGCGCACCGGCCAAGGCAGCACGGGAGCGACATACCGCTATTACACCTGCTCGACCAAGGCGCGGCAGGGCAAGACCGGCTGCAAGGGCCGCACGATCCCGATGGACAAGCTGGATCATCTTGTCGCCGATCATATCGGGGATCGGCTGCTCCAGCCCAAGCGACTGGAAACTGTCCTCGCCAGCGTCATTGACCGGCGACAGGAGCGCACCGAGCGACGCCGCGAGCATCTTGCCGAGCTTCACAGGCGAATCGCGGAAGCCGACCAGCGGCTCGGCCGTCTCTTTGACGCCATCGAAGCCGGCATGGTGGACAAGGACGACGCCATGGCGAAAGAACGCATGGTGAGCCTAAAGGCGTTGCGGGATCAGGCCGCCGCCGACGCCGAGCGCACACAGCTCGCCCTCGACAGTTCAGGCAATCAGGTCGTCAGCCCCGATATGCTCAAGGGCTTCGCCCGCAAGGCTCGTGAGCGGATTCGACTCGACGATGGCGGCTACCGACGCGACCATCTGCGCGCTCTGGCGCAGCGCGTCGAGGTCGCCGACGACGAGGTTCGCATCATGGGATCGAAGTCGGAACTGCTGCGAACGCTGGTCGCCGCTTCTAGCGTAGAAACGGCGGCGTTCGGCGTTCATAGTTCTGTTCTGAAATGGCGCACCCGAGAGGATTCGAACCTCTGGCCTCTGCCTTCGGAGGGCAGCGCTCTATCCAGCTGAGCTACGGGTGCCTTGGGCGCAGTGATTAGCCGCAATCACGCGCCGCCGCAATGGGCAACGCGCGGAAACAGGGGATCATGCAAAAAGCTCGCGGCAGAATTGCAGGCCGTCGATCAGCGCGTCGACCTCGTCCAGCGTGTTATACATGCCGAAGCTCGCCCGGGCGCTGGCCGAAACGCCGAAGAAATCCATCAGCGGCATGGCGCAGTGACTGCCTGCGCGCACCGCGATGCCGCGCTTGTCGAGGATGGTGGAGATATCATGCGCATGCGCCCCGTCCATCGTCATGGAAAAGATCGCCCCCTTGTCGGGCGCGTCACCTTGGATGCTCAGCCAGTTTAGCTCACGCAGGCGGGTCCGGGCATGATCGCGCAAGGTCCGCTCATGGGCGGCGATGTTCTCCATCCCGAGTTGCATCATGTAATCCAGAGCGGCGCCGAGCCCGATCTGGTTCACGATCCCCGGCGTCCCCGCCTCGAAGCGCAGAGGCGGATCCGCATAATCGACGCTGTCGCGCGACACGGTGCGGATCATATCGCCACCGCCGAGGAAAGGCCGCATTT
This genomic window from Paracoccus sediminicola contains:
- a CDS encoding DUF2274 domain-containing protein; amino-acid sequence: MTKLKLGPLPDDKPVKVTMELPAPLHRDLVAYAEVLARESGQPVADPVRLIVPMLERFIATDRGFAKARRAAS
- the trbG gene encoding P-type conjugative transfer protein TrbG, translated to MRTITRTPTIAAVLLSATMLAGCATNRTPQFSYDASVPPLPTVQAAATDNTPRPLHVPPAWTVARGGTAAGTPTGRVENANAAARIEPRREGYYNAIQIYPWSEGALYQVYAAVGQITTIALEPGESLTGAGPIAAGDTARWIIGDTESGSGANRRVYILVKPTRPDISTNLVVTTDRRTYMLELRARESLYMPAVAWAYPAPPAGQRQMVPAAPVIPAEAARNYRYAMQVQGDSPPWRPISVFDDGRRVYVVFPAGIVQGEMPPIFVLGSNGEPQIVNSRIHQNILIVDRLFGAAELRLGSGNRQQVVRIVRANPTQAAAEPASTTTGGSSS
- the trbK-alt gene encoding putative entry exclusion protein TrbK-alt; amino-acid sequence: MDGKMLARLGAVVFVAIAVTATAIDMARKDEPSAPPPAPAIQPPADPLRETLRRCQQLGEAAASDADCLAAWAESRDRFLGRDRSEAR
- the trbJ gene encoding P-type conjugative transfer protein TrbJ, whose translation is MTYTKIVGASALALALAGATALSPMLASPAHAQFGFGRIVYDPSNYAQNVLTAARTLEQINNQITSLQNEAQMLINQARNLASLPYSSLQQLQQNVQRTQQLLGQAQNLAFEVGQIDQAFQSQYGNVSLSATDAQLVADARGRWENTVGGLQDAMRVQAGVVGNIDSNRAEMAALVGQSQGATGALQATQAGNQLLALQSQQLSDLIAVISANGRADALTEAERATAAEQGREQRRRFLTPGTGYQPGNAQMFNNNNNN
- a CDS encoding toxin-antitoxin system TumE family protein, which translates into the protein MSGHRDPGLDTLLDLDGQVLFVDPEGGHWVKFVVTRVPASPEKPHGLDYSLTLHGPSGERLVGFDNAHPVGRGRRGEPMDHRHRLQTVKPYAYEDAATLLADFWQAVDSLLKERGAL
- a CDS encoding helix-turn-helix domain-containing protein encodes the protein MTTLKVGIADYEEMKARTMRIAKGEEKPGPGDPKVWFTSTESFAKVLSAGNRELLRVIAEKAPASLEELAEITGRAGSNLSRTLKTMESYGLVRLEPGHGRKLAPKVVHDRVELALPLIDRSKAKKAMGDRP
- the trbF gene encoding conjugal transfer protein TrbF, with the translated sequence MSIFKRPATHYGRTPEPETPYQRAAQAWDERIGSARVQARNWRLMAFGSLILSAGFASALVWQSARGTVVPWVVQVDNLGQAQTVAPANADYRPTDPQIAFHLGRFIEQVRAIPADAIIVRQNWLRAYEWTTDRGAAALNDYARANDPFTKVGRQQIAVEVSSVIRASPNSFRVAWTERHFENGQLSTTERWTAILTIVIQPPRDAERLRANPLGIYVNAISWSREMSQ
- a CDS encoding DUF4917 family protein; translation: MVDLVNFSEAIADSRRFSKRHLLIGNGFSIACCPDIFHYGSLFSAADFSNNPELVKVFEVLGTQDFEIAIKNLEAGALLAGIYTPGHADAAAKMLADANALKEILLTAIAGNHPDVPGDIPHDKFWACRRFLSLFLGRENDGQVFTLNYDLLLYWTLMHEDNPFTEAIDLATNDGFGNDEDDPMADYVVWQGEVAAHSARVHFLHGALHLFDAGTELQKFTWVRTNDRLIDQARRAINDNKYPLFVTEGSSAQKKAKIRHNAYLYQGFKQLTANAQQGRHCFFVLGHSLAENDDHILRRFGTGKFKKLYVSLFGDPGSPGNQQIIAKANTLASMRHERFPLEVAFYDAATANPWTYP
- the trbL gene encoding P-type conjugative transfer protein TrbL, encoding MGNTGVIDSFLGVFTSYIDSGFGLLGGEVAFIATTLIVIDVTLAALFWAWGADDDIIARLVKKTLFIGVFAYIISNWNNLARIVFESFAGLGLMASGTGFSVEDLMRPGRVAQTGLDAGRPLLDSISDLMGWIAFFENFIQIACLLFAWALVVLAFFILAIQLFVTLIEFKLTTLAGFVLIPFGLFGKTAFMAEKVLGNVVSSGIKVLVLAVIIGIGSTLFSQFTAGFGGATPTIDDAMATVLAALSLLGLGIFGPGIANGIVSGGPQLGAGAAVGTGLAAGGMVLAGGAAAGGGAMLAAKGGAAALSGGAAAVRGGATAAGAATAAYSLSSLGQTGAAGIASGLGGVARAAGSAAISPLKRAASSATSQASESVKSSFAAGAKAGFGATGGSSTMGTVGGASADPAAAPSSPASSPPAWAQRMQRSQALNHGTTMTAHAVRSGDSHGSGSSVNLSESDRS
- a CDS encoding TrbI/VirB10 family protein → MSDTDTAAPMRLRAEAPRVTRLSRKMLAGVGAVALLGIGGALIYALQTRDAGPGGEELYSTDNRPTADGLSGLPRDYTGPVLGPALPGDLGRPILDAQTRGQPVTPPVMPTPAVDPEEERRRAEEEAARLSNVFFQSGPRTGAPAGTAMPGLAGLGLGGQPATQDRHAAFLNGPVDRQTVAPDRVGPPASPYILQAGAVIPAALITGIRSDLPGQITAQVTENVYDSPTGSLLLIPQGTRIIGQYDDGVTFGQRRVLLVWNRLILPGGRSIVLERLPGADASGYAGLEDGVDYHWWDLMKAAGLSTLLAVGTELATSDEDRLIRAIRDGAQDTVNQAGQQIVQRQLQVAPTLTIRPGFPVTIIVTRDLVFEPAGG